Proteins from a single region of Irregularibacter muris:
- a CDS encoding type II toxin-antitoxin system RelE/ParE family toxin, producing the protein MVNKYTIKMTPKAADDLDNIYKYILEELFATSAATNILEKIEKEIMRLKEFPFSCNYVADEYLRNKGYRKLIVDNYIVFYLVEEEKEQVIIMRVLYGKQKYENLL; encoded by the coding sequence ATGGTAAATAAATATACTATAAAAATGACCCCGAAGGCGGCAGATGATCTAGATAATATTTACAAATATATATTAGAAGAATTATTTGCTACATCCGCAGCTACTAATATTCTAGAAAAAATAGAAAAAGAAATTATGAGATTGAAAGAGTTTCCTTTTTCATGTAATTATGTTGCTGATGAATATCTGAGAAATAAGGGCTATAGAAAATTAATAGTTGATAATTATATAGTATTTTATTTAGTTGAGGAAGAAAAGGAACAAGTTATCATTATGAGGGTTTTATATGGGAAACAAAAATATGAGAATTTACTTTAA
- a CDS encoding type II toxin-antitoxin system Phd/YefM family antitoxin, with the protein MIEIRPIKDLRDTTEISKLCEESKEPIYITKNGYGHLVVMSMETYKDKLAKADLYEKLAEAENQINNGEKLLDAEAVFESLKDRYGK; encoded by the coding sequence ATGATTGAAATAAGACCAATAAAGGATTTAAGAGATACAACTGAAATATCAAAACTTTGTGAAGAAAGTAAAGAACCTATCTATATTACAAAAAATGGATATGGACACCTGGTAGTTATGAGTATGGAGACTTATAAAGATAAATTAGCTAAAGCAGATTTATATGAAAAGTTAGCAGAAGCAGAAAATCAAATTAATAATGGAGAAAAGCTTTTAGATGCTGAAGCAGTATTTGAAAGTTTAAAAGATAGGTATGGTAAATAA